TGACCCGGTGCGAGGCGGCCTGCCATCCTTCCTTCGCGCGGATGGTCCGCGCCTGACGAAGGAGGACCTGATGAGGCGTTCGTGCGGCCGGGTGTCGCACTGGTATTGGGACTCGGAGTCGGTTTCGTGGCGGGGGCGCACCCGGTCATCTCCGAGCCGGGGCCCGTGGGCATCTGCACCCGGAACTCGGACTGTGACGGACCCTGTGGCGGCAAGGGCCAGGGGTTCTGTTCCGGGGGAATCTGCGCCTGCCTGTAGCCCGTGAGGCGCCGGCGCCTCGTCCCACGCGGACGAGGCGTCGCGTTTGGCGCAAGAACCGGGTTGAAGGCCGGGACGCCGGGGGCCAATACCAGGGGCAGACGCAAACCGCGGAGCACCCGGCCATGGCGACCAGCGACTACGCCCGTATCGAGCAGGCCATCCACTACCTCGACGCCCATGCGCGCGAGCAGCCGTCCCTGGAGGACGCGGCGGCGCACGTGGGCCTGAGCCCCTTCCACTTCCAGCGCCTCTTCACTCGCTGGGCGGGCATCAGCCCCAAGCGCTTCCTCCAGGTCCACACGCTCAGCTCGGCGCGCCGGCTGCTGGCCGAGCGGCGCAGCGTGCTCGACACGTCCTACGCGGTGGGCCTGTCCGGGGGCGGACGCCTGCACGAGCTGTTCGTCACGCTCACGGCGATGACGCCCGGGGAGTTCAAGCTGGGAGGCGCGGGCCTCACCATTTCCCACGGCGTGCATCCCTCGCCCTTCGGTGACGTGCTCGTCGCGGTGTGCGAGCGGGGCATCTGTGGCCTGCACTTCCTCGCCACGGAGTCGACGCGGGACGCCCTGGAGTCCCTGCGCGCCGAGTGGCCCCGGGCCACCTTCGTGGAGTCCGCGAAGGCCACCGCGCCCTGGGCGGCGCGCATCTTCCCGGACGCTCGACCCGAGCGGCCCGAGCCCCTGTCCGTCCTCGTGAAGGGCACGCCCTTCCAGGTGCAGGTGTGGCAGGCCCTGCTGCGCATCGCCCCGGGCGAGGTGGCGACATACGAGGACATCGCGAAGGCCATCGGCAAACCGAAGGCCGTCCGCGCGGTGGGGTCGGCGGTGGGTGACAATCCCGTCGCGCTGCTCATCCCCTGCCACCGCGTGCTGCGCAAGACGGGCGTCTTCGGCGACTACCGCTGGGGGCCCGAGCGCAAGAAGGTGATGCTCGCCTGGGAGTCGTTGCGCCACGGCGCGGGCGCCGAGCCGGTGGAAGCGCGCATGTGATGAGCCCGCGTCTAGGCGTCGGCGCGCCACGGCGAGGGGGCCGAGCCGGTGGAAGCCCGCGCGTGTGACGAACTCGCGTCTGGGCGTCGTCGCGCAACGGCGAGGGCTCCGGGCTGGTGGAAGCTCGCGTGGGCGTGGTGGCGCGCGCCCTCCCTGGATGTATCGGCCCGGTGGCTGCCCCGGTTCCTGATATCCGGTGACATCGGTATGGCGATGGCATCACGGAGCGTGACGGGGCGGCTGCGCTCGCGCGTCCCGTGAAGGCCGGCGTGGGGCGGGCGCGTGCTCGGGCTGTAGCGGTTCTCGCCACAGGCGCGAGGCGTGTTGTAGCCCGGGATGTGACAGGGGGGCGGACTCGGGGCCTGTGTCTCGGGCGCGATGGCCCTGGCACACGTGGTGCTTTGGAGCCCCGGCACTCCCCGCGCACGTCGCGCGGGGCATCTCCTCGAGGCTCTTCATGACCAGGTCTGGCCCTCCGTTGTCGCGGCTCTCCCCGCTCCTGCTCGCGCTGGCGTTGTCTCTCCCGGGTGTCTCGCTGGCCGCGACGGTGTCGTTCTGCGCTGGGACGATGGCGGGCTCCGGCCAGAGCTTCGTGAACTACAGCGGCTCGTATTCGGGGACGCTCGCCGCCGGCAACTACAAGATGACGCTGTCTCAGTCCGGGCCGTTCACCATCCAGAACCTCCAGGCCAGCTGGAACAACGTCGCCGCCGGCGGCTTCCAGTTCATCTCCGGGTCGTCGAACGTGACCCTCAGCGGCATCCTGCCCCCGGGGCTCACGCCGGGACAGACGGTCACCGTCACGTTCACCATCCAGAACATCCTGGGGCAGACCGTGGACACGAGCACGACCACGGTCTCCGTCAGCGGTCAGAGCCCCGGCTGGACGAAGCTGTGGTCCTCGACGAACCAGTCGGGCGTCGCCGGCTACGCGAAGCACTACATCGGTGACTTCGATGGTGACGGCGCCGAGGACATCCTCGCTGTCGACACGAATGGCTGGATGACCATGTTCCACTACCGCAACAACACCTGGGAGTGGGGCTGGAGCAACTACGGCTCGACCAGCGCGGGCGGCGGCATCTACGACTACCGCAACAACCTGGTCATCGGCGACTTCGATGGGGACGGCAAGGACGAGGCGCTGGGCGTCTCCTCCTGGGTGACGATGTTCCACTTCGACAACGGCACGTGGAACTGGGGCTACAGCAACTACGGCAACACCTCCGACCAGGTCTACGCCCACTCCACCGGCGGCGGGTACCTCGTCCCCGGCAACTTCGACCCGTCGACCAGCAAGGACGAGCTGGTCGCCGTGAACCCGAACGGGTGGATCACCATGTTCCGCCTCAACGCGGGTGGCTCGGGCTGGGACTGGCTCTGGAGCACCAACGGCAGCACGTCGCACGCGCTGTACGCTTACCGCGGCAACCTGCGCAACGGCGGCGACACCAACGGCGACGGCCAGGACGAGCTGCTCGGGCTGAGCGGCTGGGCGACGAACTTCCGCTACGTGAGCGGGGACTTCGCGTGGAGCTGGAGCACCTACGGCGCGAGCAACATCGCCGGGGTGGGCTACCCGCAGGCCTCCGGTGACGCGCTGCTGGTGGGCAACCTCGACCACGTGGATGGCAAGGACGAGTGGTTCTTCATCCAGAACGGCGCGTCCGCCGGCTGGGCCATCACGACGGACTGGAACGGCAGCCAGTTCACCTGGAACTGGTCGAACCAGAACTACAGCCCCGCGGCGCCCGCCATCGGCGACTGGCCGCTCGCGAACAATGGCGGTGGCAACGCCAGCTACCAGCTGGTGCGCGCCGTCGCGGGGCAGCCCAAGTACCTGCTGACGCGCCGCACGGTCTGCTCGACCCGCGACATGCGCATGTACAAGGTGTCCAGCACCACGGCCAACTACTGAGCCAGCGAAGGGAGGACGGGCCGCTTCCAGGCTCCGGCCTCCCATTCTCGCGGGAGGACGGCGCGGAGGCGGGCGCGACGTTATGCTGGACCCGCGTCCGTGTCCTGGTGCTCTCCATGGCCTTCTCCGCCCTTCGCCCGCATCCCGCGCTGGCCTCCTTCGTCCTGGGGTACTGGTTCATCGAGGACCTGCCTGGCGAGCACGAGGGGCTGCCCATCCGGACCACGCCTCACCCCGTGGCGGTGCTGACGCTCAACCTGGGTACGCCGTGCGGCAGCGAGTTCACCGCCGGGGCTCCGCGCGCCTCGCTCCTCGGTGTCCAGAGTCGCCCGAGGCACTGGACGTCCACGGATGGCATCTACTTCGTGATGGTGATGCTGTCCCCGCCTGGGCTCGCGCGGCTGTTTCCCTCGACGGGGAAGGAGAGCCGCGACGAGCTCGTCGAGCTGGGCTCGCTCCTGGGAGACGCCACCGTGCGCCGGCTGAGCGATGACCTGTCGGCCGCGTGGACGCCCCGGCGCGTCGCGGACCGGCTCGATGCCTGGCTCCTCCAGCGGCTGTCCCGCCGGCGCGTGGGGCCCGAAGTGGAGCGGCTGGGCTCGGCCTGGAGCCACCTGCGACGGACCGCTCGCGTGGACGCGGCGGCGAGGGCCCTGGCCATCTCGCCCCGCCAGCTCGAGCGGTGGTTCCTGCTGCACACGGGGCACTCGCCGAAGCAGCTGCTGGGGCTCGAGCGGGTCCAGGCGAGCCTCCGCGCGGCCCAGACGGGACGGGGGGATCCGCTCGCGGGCTTCAGCGACCAGTCGCACCAGATCAGGGCCTGGAAGCGTCACCTGGGCATGACGCCAGGACAGCTCGGGGGCGCCTTCGAGTCGCGCATGGCGGAGTTCTTCGTCCACGAGCGTGACGCCGCGCCCGAGGGGCTCGCCCACTTCCTCTGACGCGCCGGCCCGGACGCATGTCGCGTTCG
This sequence is a window from Myxococcus stipitatus. Protein-coding genes within it:
- a CDS encoding FG-GAP repeat domain-containing protein, translated to MTRSGPPLSRLSPLLLALALSLPGVSLAATVSFCAGTMAGSGQSFVNYSGSYSGTLAAGNYKMTLSQSGPFTIQNLQASWNNVAAGGFQFISGSSNVTLSGILPPGLTPGQTVTVTFTIQNILGQTVDTSTTTVSVSGQSPGWTKLWSSTNQSGVAGYAKHYIGDFDGDGAEDILAVDTNGWMTMFHYRNNTWEWGWSNYGSTSAGGGIYDYRNNLVIGDFDGDGKDEALGVSSWVTMFHFDNGTWNWGYSNYGNTSDQVYAHSTGGGYLVPGNFDPSTSKDELVAVNPNGWITMFRLNAGGSGWDWLWSTNGSTSHALYAYRGNLRNGGDTNGDGQDELLGLSGWATNFRYVSGDFAWSWSTYGASNIAGVGYPQASGDALLVGNLDHVDGKDEWFFIQNGASAGWAITTDWNGSQFTWNWSNQNYSPAAPAIGDWPLANNGGGNASYQLVRAVAGQPKYLLTRRTVCSTRDMRMYKVSSTTANY
- a CDS encoding helix-turn-helix domain-containing protein, translating into MAFSALRPHPALASFVLGYWFIEDLPGEHEGLPIRTTPHPVAVLTLNLGTPCGSEFTAGAPRASLLGVQSRPRHWTSTDGIYFVMVMLSPPGLARLFPSTGKESRDELVELGSLLGDATVRRLSDDLSAAWTPRRVADRLDAWLLQRLSRRRVGPEVERLGSAWSHLRRTARVDAAARALAISPRQLERWFLLHTGHSPKQLLGLERVQASLRAAQTGRGDPLAGFSDQSHQIRAWKRHLGMTPGQLGGAFESRMAEFFVHERDAAPEGLAHFL
- a CDS encoding methylated-DNA--[protein]-cysteine S-methyltransferase — encoded protein: MATSDYARIEQAIHYLDAHAREQPSLEDAAAHVGLSPFHFQRLFTRWAGISPKRFLQVHTLSSARRLLAERRSVLDTSYAVGLSGGGRLHELFVTLTAMTPGEFKLGGAGLTISHGVHPSPFGDVLVAVCERGICGLHFLATESTRDALESLRAEWPRATFVESAKATAPWAARIFPDARPERPEPLSVLVKGTPFQVQVWQALLRIAPGEVATYEDIAKAIGKPKAVRAVGSAVGDNPVALLIPCHRVLRKTGVFGDYRWGPERKKVMLAWESLRHGAGAEPVEARM